A region from the Cryptococcus decagattii chromosome 5, complete sequence genome encodes:
- a CDS encoding aspartate-semialdehyde dehydrogenase: MSPRSQIKVGILGATGTVGQRFIELLATHPYFSIHALGASSRSAGQQYASVVRWKLASPIPDHVRHMIVQECTPNAEGFAECGVVFSGLDADVAGDIEHAFRAADLIVYSNAKNYRRDPLCPLIVPLVNPSHLAIIPHQRQQLGLENGYIVTNANCSTTGLVVPLAALEKAFGPLETVMVTTLQAISGAGYPGVSSLDIMDNVVPLISGEEEKIEWETNKILGGVTPDNKAFDLHAPKQINVSATCTRVPVIDGHTGCVSVKFTKSPPPSIAEVEKAFREYTCEAQQLHVPSAPPQPIVVHDAPDRPQPRLDKNLHNGACVSVGRIRECPVLDVKFVCLIDNVRLGAATSSVINAEIAVEKGLIK; this comes from the exons aTGTCCCCCCGCTCCCAGATCAAGGTCGGCATCCTCGGCGCAACCGGCACTGTCGGCCAGCG CTTCATCGAGCTCCTCGCCACCCACCCATACTTTTCCATCCACGCACTGGGCGCCTCCTCCAGGTCCGCCGGCCAGCAGTACGCCAGCGTCGTCCGATGGAAGCTCGCTAGCCCCATACCAGACCACGTGCGCCACATGATCGTCCAGGAGTGCACGCCGAACGCCGAGGGCTTTGCCGAGTGTGGCGTCGTGTTCAGCGGCCTCGACGCCGACGTCGCCGGCGATATAG AACATGCATTCCGCGCAGCAGACCTCATCGTCTACTCAAACGCCAAAAACTACCGGAGAGACCCGCTGTGCCCGCTCATCGTCCCGCTCGTCAACCCCTCCCACCTCGCCATCATCCCGCACCAGCGACAACAGCTCGGTCTCGAAAACGGCTACATTGTCACCAACGCCAACTGCTCCACCACCGGCCTCGTCGTCCCACTCGCCGCGCTCGAAAAGGCCTTTGGGCCCCTCGAGACCGTCATGGTCACCACCCTCCAGGCCATCTCCGGCGCAGGCTACCCCGGCGTAAGCAGCTTGGATATCATGGACAATGTCGTCCCACTCATCAgcggtgaagaagagaaaatcGAATGGGAGACCAACAAGATTCTCGGCGGCGTCACGCCCGACAACAAGGCCTTTGACCTCCACGCGCCCAAACAGATCAACGTCTCCGCCACATGCACCCGCGTCCCCGTCATCGACGGCCACACCGGCTGCGTCTCCGTAAAGTTCACCAAGTCGCCCCCGCCCTCCATCGCAGAGGTCGAAAAGGCGTTTAGAGAGTACACCTGCGAGGCCCAACAACTCCACGTACCCTCCGCGCCCCCACAGCCCATCGTCGTCCACGACGCACCCGACAGGCCGCAGCCCAGGCTCGATAAAAACCTCCACAACGGTGCGTGTGTCAGCGTGGGGAGGATCAGAGAGTGTCCCGTCTTGGACGTCAAGTTTGTCTGCTTGATCGATAATGTCAGGCTGGGTGCAGCCACTTCTTCCGTCATCAATGCCGAGATTGCCGTCGAAAAGGGTTTGATCAAATAG
- a CDS encoding isopentenyl-diphosphate Delta-isomerase produces MSTTVVETVTTPAATFTTAVNDINLDSYDEEQVRLMEERCILVTPEDKVYGEGSKKVCHLMSNINTGLLHRAFSVFLFRPTDGRLLLQKRADEKITFPSMWTNTCCSHPLSIKAELVEKDQAGVKAAAIRKLPQELGIPESQLNPEDFHFLTRIHYLAPSNGVWGEHEIDYILFSTLNVDLDLNPNEVSDAKYVSKSELEAMFTDASNSFTPWFKLIARDLLFPWWDEMLAKSRSAGWDEESGVGEVRADVLANGPKMNELIRMI; encoded by the exons ATGTCGACAACTGTTGTAGAAACCGTTACCACTCCTGCCGCCACTTTCACCACCGCCGTCAATGACATTAATCTCGATTCCTATGATGAAGAGCAAGTAAGGCTTATGGAGGAGAGGTGCATTCTTGTCACTCCCGAGGACAAGGTTTATGGCGAAGGAAGTAAAAAAGTCT GCCACCTCATGTCCAACATCAACACTGGTCTTCTCCATCGTGCTTTTTCcgttttccttttccgCCCCACCGATGgtcgtcttctccttcaaaaACGTGCGGACGAGAAGATAACTTTCCCCAGCATGTGGACCAATACTTGCTGCTCTCATCCATTGAGTATCAAAGCTGAACTTGTGGAAAAGGACCAGGCAG GCGTGAAAGCCGCCGCCATCAGAAAGCTACCTCAAGAGCTGGGAATACCAGAGAGTCAACTTAATCCTGAGGatttccattttctcaCTCGCATACACTATCTGGCCCCCAGTAATGGTGTCTGGGGAGAGCACGAGA TCGATTATATCTTGTTCTCTACTTTGAATGTAGACCTTGACCTCAATCCAAACGAGGTCAGTGATGCCAAATACGTTTCAAAATCAGAACTTGAGGCCATGTTCACCGATGCTT CCAACTCGTTCACCCCATGGTTTAAGCTTATTGCTCGAgatctccttttcccttgGTGGGATGAGATGCTTGCCAAATCTAGATCTGCTGGgtgggatgaagagagCGGAGTTGGAGAAGTTCGAGCGGACGTGCTGGCTAACGGACCGAAAATGAACGAGCTCATTCGGATGATCTGA
- a CDS encoding acetolactate synthase, mitochondrial, with translation MLTRQSRLLRRIPPPNAVLRSGLQRRHRSSDRYSNSIHTSSIQNAPSPVYDAPIRERGMSLEAKDRVRAHVRKIQSSASTGAAASPAVRPQPAQHFQAAPQPMPTNTPRFDSDSQVKNGLDYSFIGLSGGQIFHEMMLRHDVKQVFGYPGGAILPVFDAIYNSPHFEFVLPRHEQGAGHMAEGYARVSGKPGVVLVTSGPGATNVITPMQDALSDGVPMVVFCGQVATNLIGSDAFQEADVVGISRSCTKWNVMVKDISELPRRINEAFKIATTGRPGPVLVDLPKDVTAAILRTPIPAKSAQPGHSPYLPSNPLNPSSQPSDPLPGDADLITEAAQMINKAKRPIIFAGNGVLSSPEGPKLLKELSDKGRIPVTTTLQGLGAFDERDEKSLHMIGMHGSAYANFAMQEADVLIALGVRFDDRVTGKVDTFAPAAKAAAAEGRGGIIHFEIQPKNINKIVEAQIPVLGDVVASLGELVPQIEAVDRSAWIARCKATKERYPFTYTPSQEGEKLKPQEVVQELDRQAEALGKEKFIISTGVGQHQMWACQYYRWTEPRSWVSSGGLGTMGFGLPSAIGAKVAAPEKYVIDIDGDASFSMTAMELATASQYDIGVKVLLFNNEFQGMVEQWQDLFYENRYSHTRMTNPDFVKLSESMGAKGLRCTKLADLPGMMKEFLEYDGKRPIVLECLVSSEHVYPMIPAGKALHEQLLHPLLRNGSE, from the exons ATGCTTACACGCCAATCTCGTCTTCTCAGACGCATCCCTCCCCCGAACGCAGTCTTGCGTTCGGGCCTCCAAAGAAGACACAGATCTTCTGATCGTTATTCCAACAGCATCCACACGTCTTCCATTCAAAATGCCCCATCGCCCGTGTACGACGCTCCCATCCGCGAGAGAGGTATGTCCCTCGAGGCCAAGGATCGTGTCCGTGCGCATGTAAGAAAAATTCAAAGCAGCGCTTCTACTGGCGCTGCTGCAAGTCCTGCTGTCAGGCCTCAGCCTGCTCAGCACTTTCAGGCCGCGCCTCAGCCCATGCCCACCAATACGCCTCGCTTTGATAGCGATAGCCAGGTAAAGAACGGGTTGGACTACTC ATTTATCGGTCTTTCTGGTGGCCAAATCTTCCACGAGATGATGCTCCGTCATGACGTAAAACAGGTCTTTGGTTATCCTGGTGGCGCCATTCTACCTGTCTTTGACGCCATCTATAACTCCCCGCACTTCGAATTCGTTCTTCCAAGACACGAGCAGGGTGCTGGCCACATGGCGGAGGGCTACGCTCGCGTTTCCGGCAAGCCAGGTGTTGTCCTTGTCACTTCTGGTCCTGGCGCTACCAACGTCATTACCCCTATGCAAGACGCCTTGAGCGATGGCGTGCCTATGGTTGTTTTCTGTGGCCAGGTCGCCACGAATTTGATCGGTTCCGATGCTTTCCAAGAGGCCGATGTCGTCGGTATTTCTAGAAGTTGCACAAAGTGGAACGTCATGGTCAAAGACATCTCTGAGCTCCCAAGAAGAATCAATGAAGCTTTCAAGATTGCTACTACTGGTCGACCCGGTCCAGTTCTTGTTGATCTTCCCAAGGATGTCACCGCCGCTATTCTCCGTACACCCATTCCCGCTAAATCCGCTCAACCCGGTCACTCTCCCTATCTTCCTTCTAATCCTCTCAACCCGTCGTCTCAACCGTCCGACCCCCTTCCAGGAGATGCGGACTTGATTACCGAGGCCGCACAGATGATCAATAAGGCTAAAAGACCCATTATCTTCGCCGGTAACGGTgtcctctcttctcccgaAGGCCCTAAACTTCTCAAGGAGCTCTCTGACAAGGGAAGGATTCCTGTAACCACCACACTTCAAGGTCTGGGAGCCTTCGACGAGAGAGACGAGAAGAGTTTACACATGATTGGCATGCATGGGTCTGCATACGCCAACTTTGCGATGCAAGAAGCGGATGTGTTGATTGCCTTGGGAGTGAGATTTGATGATCGTGTAACCGGGAAGGTGGATA CCTTCGCTCCCGCTGCCAAAGCAGCTGCTGCGGAGGGCCGAGGTGGTATCATCCACTTCGAAATCCAACCCAAAAACATTAACAAGATCGTCGAGGCCCAGATTCCTGTGCTTGGCGATGTCGTGGCCTCTCTTGGAGAACTTGTTCCTCAGATTGAAGCTGTCGACCGATCTGCCTGGATTGCCCGATGCAAGGCCACCAAGGAGAGGTATCCTTTCACATATACTCCCAGCCAGGAGGGTGAGAAGTTAAAGCCCCAAGAGGTTGTTCAGGAGCTTGACCGACAGGCTGAAGCCCTTGGCA AGGAGAAGTTTATCATCTCGACTGGTGTTGGCCAACATCAAATGTGGGCCTGTCAGTACTACCGATGGACTGAGCCTCGTTCGTGGGTCTCTTCTGGTGGCCTTGGTACCATGGGCTTCGGTCTCCCTTCAGCTATTGGCGCCAAGGTTGCCGCTCCTGAAAAGTATGTAATCGACATCGATGGTGACGCGAGCTTTTCCATGACTGCCATGGAGCTGGCTACTGCAAGCCAGTATGACATTGGTGTCAAGGTATTGTTGTTCAACAATGAATTCCAAGGAATGGTTGAACAATGGCAAG ATCTTTTCTACGAGAACCGATACTCTCATACGCGGATGACCAACCCCGACTTCGTCAAGCTCTCAGAGTCTATGGGGGCTAAAGGGCTTAGATGCACAAAGCTCGCAGATCTGCCTGgaatgatgaaggagttcCTGGAATACGATGGCAAGAGGCCTATCGTACTTGAATGTCTCGTTTCCAGCGAACACGTGTATCCTATGATTCCCGCAGGCAAGGCATTACATGAGCAGCTT CTCCACCCTCTCCTTCGAAACGGCTCCGAGTAG